The Tolypothrix sp. PCC 7712 region GCGTAATTCGGCTTCAGCTTGCTGGCGATCGCGCAATGCTGCTTGCTTCTCTTTAATACCGTCAACCAGGTAAGCTAATTGTGGATTTTTCCGGATCTCTAGTTGTCTAATAACTAAGCGACTTAAAGCTTGTAGCGATTCTATTTGTTTCTGGGTTATTTCATGGGGAATGCGATCTACTACACATAAAGTCCCAATCGCTTGTCCTCCTGGTGCGAGCAAAGGAACACCAGCATAAAATCTTACATAAGGTTCGCCAGTGACAATTTCTGAATTAGCAAACTTTGCATCTGCCAAGGTATCAGGAATAATCAAAACATCACACTGTGCTACACAAATTGGACAAAACCCTAAATATCTAGGTAATTGCTCAAAATCCAATCCCACTTTGGCTTTAAACCATTGACGATCAGCATCTACTAAATTAATTACAGCGATCGGTGTATCACAAATCTGCGCGGCTAAGAATACTAAATCATCAAATGTTGGCTCTGGTTTTGTGTCCAAAATTTGATACTGATAAAGAGCCTCAAGCCTTGCTACTTCTGGGGAATACACTGAATATTTCATTAAATTCTGCCTAATCTTGTTGAAAATAGGGATTGGAAGCTAGGGATTGGGGATTAGTTTGTGCTGATCCCACTAACTTGAAAGTGCTGAGTGCAAATCCTATTCCGACTTTTATGCAAGGCTTGTGAAACTTGTTTCATCAGAACTGCTTCTTTTCGCATCAAATTGGATATCTTTTGGAAATCCCTTCAGGGTGACACATTACAGTGTCGCCACAGACAACAATCTGTAGCCAGATATTTGAATAACTGCTGTGACTCATGATTATTGCAATTCATCAAACCAGGAAGATTTAATGCTACTTTCTATGCAGTCTGCTTTCAAAAGCCATGTAAATCATAGCTTACACAACTAGCATCTTATTTAATTCCCTAGTCAGGACTTTAGTCCTCAACATTAGGGATAGAGCGGTTGTCTTCAAACAAAAACTTGAATTTTTTGTGACACTTGCGTAAGCCTTATTAAGTACATTTGCTAATTGGTAACCAATTAATAATTACTTGCCGATTAACTCAGCCTTGCTGATACTTAATACCAATGCACTCGCAAACTATGGGATGTCCGAAAAAGCTAGCTAATAACTTTGTCACTTTTAATTATAGTGATCTGCCTTAAGATGGATGACTACAGAACTGAAGATTGACGTAATTTTACGTAAGATTACAATTTTTAACTTCCATATGACTTTAGCAATCCTCAATCGTCCTGAACCAGAAGATACAGGGCTTGTCCAAGAGATTTGAGTATCTTTGCCCTGTAATTCCCCAAACCAGATAGGATTGCTATATTGGGTTTCAGTTACATAAACTTTGTTGTGACAAATACACTGAACTTTCGCGTTAAACCAAGAGCCGAAGATAGCTTTGCTATTACCCTTGCGCCTTTATCTTTAGAAGAAATCTACGCCAAAGCTGACGATCCTGCAAATGGTGCAGTGGTAGTAATGAGTGGTATGGTTCGCAATCAAACTGATGGGAAACCAGTAATTAGCTTAGAATATCAAGCTTATGAACCAATGGCATTGCTAGTATTTTCCCAAATTGCCGCAGAGATTCGCTCTCTATGGCCTGATGTCAAGCGGGTAGTCATTCATCATCGCATCGGCCGTTTGCAAGTTGGCGAAATCAGTGTTTTAGTAGCGGTGGGTTGTCCTCATCGCAGTGAAGCTTTTGAAGCTTGCCGTTATGCTATTGATACTCTCAAGCACAATGCGCCTGTTTGGAAGAAAGAACACTGGCAAGATGGTTCCAGCAGTTGGGTGAGTATAGGAGCTTGTGAACAGCCAGGACAAAATTGTTAAAATTCCGGAAGTTATCGTCTATGCCCGTGTTTCGTCTAGGGAACAGGCAGAAAATTCGGCGGCGTTAGGAGGACATAGCAGCAGAAATAGACAAGTGGAATAATTAAAAATAAAACTTATAACCTACACATGAAGCCACTAAAACGAATCACATTTAACCCAGAAATCATGGGTGGCAAACCTTGCATTCGAGGTATGCGTGTTACTGTAGGTACAATTGTCGGTTTAATGGCAGCAGGAAATACCCCAGAAGATATTCTCAACGCCTACCCATACCTAGAACGCGAGGATATCTATGAAGCTTTAGCTTATGCTGCATGGCGGGTAGAAGAAATTGAAGTACCCCTTGCTTCTGCATGAAGATTTTAATTGATATGAATCTTTCTCCTGACTGGGTTCCAGTCCTAGAAAGTGCGGGTTTTGAAGCTGTCCACTGGTCAACAATTGGTAATCCCAGTGCTACAGATAAAGAAATCATGGCATGGGCATTAACAAACGACTACATTGTTTTCACTCATGACTTAGATTTTGGTACACTGCTGGCAATGACTCAAGCTGATGCACCCAGTGTCATTCAAGTGCGATCGCAAGACATCCTACCAGCTAAGTTAGGTAATTTAGTTATCAATGCCTTGCGTCAATTTCAGCAAGAACTAGCAATGGGTGCTTTGGTAACAGTGGATGAAGCAAAAGCAAAGGTAAGAATTTTACCAATTCAAGACAACTAGTGAAAAACATATATCTTAGCTGTGTAGGGTTCTAGATCTGTAACTAAACCATCTTGACCTACTTCTACCTCACTGTGGCTAAAGTAATCTTGCCAATTTTCAGCGTTTGGGAATTTGGGAATGCAATAGTTAGTCAGCTTCTGCTCATGGAAATTTACCACAACCACAACTTGAGAACCTTGCTCATGCCAACGGAAGTATGCTAGAAGTTTTGCGTCTGCATCTTCATAGAAAAATTCTATATTGTCACTTTGCAGGGCTAAATTATGTTTCCGTAGGGCAATGAGTTGTTGGTAATAGTGCCATAAATCACGATTTTCCGCATTTTCTAACAAAGGCCAGGCTATTTTCTTAGGTTGAGTTACACTTTCGCTTTTTTTCTTGTGTTCGCCAAACTCTTCACCCATCCATAGCATCGGTATACCCTTTGCTGTCATTAACAGCGCCGCCGCTAATTTAGCCCTTGTAAATGCAGCTTCCCCAAAGATACCTCGGTTACCTAATTCTCTGAATAAACGATCGCGATCGTGAGTTGATAAATAATTTATGACATTTCTACCAGTTTTATAACCCTGCTGTTTGGGATCTAAAACTTGCTTGAGATGATCTAACTCAAATTTTTCACTACAAACATGGGGAACTATAAAATAGTGAAAACTTTCGTGCCAGCAAGCATCAAGTGGCCCCTCTGGTGTTGTGACTTTGCTGGTATCGGGAATATGTTCTGCAATATTATAAAATGGCTTAGGTGCAGTATTCTTTTTTGCTTGTTGAGCCAGCCAGTGCAGAAATTCAAAGTTAGCTAATTGGCGCACGGCATCAAAACGAATGCCATCAATGTGATATTCTTGAACCCAAAAACGCACCACATCTCCAACGTATTTCCAAGCAGGTTTAACGTCTAATTTTTCATTATAGTTATCATAGTTAAACTCTGGCCCCCAATAATTATCCGGGTCTTCTGGATAATGCATATATTCGTAGTACCAGTAGTTTCTATCTATCAGCATTAACGGGCATTCTTCATCCGTATGGTTATAAATTCCATCCATGAAAACCCGAATACCTCTACTATGACACTCATCAATGAACAGTTTTAAATCTGCTGTTGAGCCATAGCTAGATTCTGTGGCAAAAAAATGCCGGACTTTATAGCCCCAGCTATAATCGCCTGGATACTCATTCACAGGCATTAATTCAACTGCATTGATGCCTAAATCACGCAGATAATCTAGCTTTTCAATAGCATTTAAGTATTTTCCTCTTTTGTCACTATCAACTTCACCTCCAGTAAAATCAGCAACATGCATTTCATATATGACTAATTCCTGATTTTCTGGCAGAGGAATATCATCATGTTGCCAAATGTAAGTATCTACTATAGGTTTACCATCTTTAATTTGTACTATGCCTACTTTTTGTTGCTCATCAACATCAGTAGCGTAGGGGTCAATTACTTCTACCCATTCATCGGGGGAAAAATTGGGGCTTTTGGTTTGGACGCGAAACTTATATTGATAAATACCATCTTCTAAGTTTAATTGAGTATAAAAATAACCATCTTCGCCTTTTTTCATTGGCATTTCTTGCCAATCAGAAAAAGAACCTATTAATGAGGCTTGATTGTTACGGGGCGCGAACAATTTAAATTCAATTACAGCAGACATTTTGTCACCTCAGAAGATGTTTAAAAACGACCCCAAAAACCATGTAATTAATCCCCTAACTGCTTGAGAATCAGGATGCTGTTTCTGCTTCTTCAAGATAGTTGGGGGATTTATAGAAGATAAACATTACTAAAGGATATTTATTCTCTAGTTAATTCATCGGCATCTTATAAAAGTTAGCTATTTGCTGAACCAACTGGTACTGATGCATCTGCAATTGAGGCGTTTTGTAAAATAGGCTGGCGAGTTTTTATGTCAAATTTATAGCCATGTGGAAGAATATGTAATTTGGCTCCGAAAATTGCCAACGGTTCATCCTTCAAAATTTCGTCAATATTGTTGTGTGTGGCTTCTGATTCATCAACAATTGTCACCGCACCTTCACCAATTACTTCAATTTGGTGATCGGTAACTACCATAGCAGTATTTTCGTCAATACCAAATCCTAAGTCAGCGGGTTCTTGTAACAAAGCAGAAATTAAACGTCCCAAACGACCACGTTGTGAAAAATGTTGGTCGATGACTACCCCTGGTAAAAAGCCCATTCCCGGCCCCATATCCACAATTTCAATTCGCGGATTTGTTTCGGAATCACCTTCTACAATCATTTTATCAGGCATTACTGCTGCGCCAGCACTTGTACCTGCTATCACAACACCTTCAGCAAGTCTATTGTGAATAGCTTTATCAATTTCAGTATCCTTAAGAATGCCAGTGATGCGCGCTTGGTCGCCTCCAGTAAAAAATATCCCGGTGGCATCATTAATTGCTTGTAAAGCTGTTGATGAAGATGCATCTTCGCGAGTTTCTGTATCAACTATCCGAACTTTTTCTGCTCCTAAGCGTTCAAAAACTCTAATATAATTTTCTCCAACTTCTCTAGGCAGTTCTGTTGCTGCTGTCATAATGACAATATGAGCTTTTGTACCTCCAGCTCGCCGTAGAAACTCGCGCAGGATTTGGCAATCCCCTTCTTTATCTTCAGCACCACCAATAATTACCAACTGCCGTTTAATATCGGTCGTCACCATGATCTCACCTAAAATTTTATGTAAGTATTTTCAATAAAGCATGACAATTACAGATATCAAATCATCCATTTGGTAGATTAATAAATTAAAATTATTGACAAGCTTAAATAGTCTCAATTGTAAATATTTTATACTCCAAATAAATACGAGGATATTTTTATATTGCAAACAATATATATCAGCCTCTAGATACTAGTTCTAGAGGCTAAAAAATCATTTTCTTATTTGAATTTAAGTAACATCAGAGTATTTGTTAATTGCTAAGAATTGCACGAAAAAATGAAACTTGATTTCTCTATCCAGAGTTATCTAATACAGGCGGCTGCGATAAAGTAAGTTAACTAAAAAAAGACGTGCTTGTTCTAGTGGGAGATGTCGAGGTTTACCCTGGTAGACAATTTGATATTCGTTGCTGTCTGGGCCATCTCCATGACCAGAAATTAGCTTTTGGTGAAAAGCTTCATCAGCAAGTTGCCGAACTTCATTTCTTAAGGAAATTTGTGTATTGTTCATACTTTGCTGTCTATGACGATCCGTATTCTAGATATATAAAATTAAAAAGTAATTTGCACCTTTCAAAGGTTATATTTTTGATGACAGAGAACTTAAAGTAAAAATATTCGCTGTATACTCCATACTGAGTAATAAAAATTGAAAAATTGTGATTATACCCTGGGATAGCTGAAAAAGTCTTGCAGTAGAGTTAGGCTGTGCCAGTAAGGGTTGAGTTTTATACTCTGAACAGTCGTTAAGCGATCGCTTCCCAGCAATACACAAGAATCAATTGACCATCGATAGGTCTGGGTAAACGCAAGTCAGCGTCCGGACTTCAGGGTGTTTAGCTAGAGGTTTATTATCAATGCTTCAAGAAAAAAGCACCGATGCAGTCCGCATCAATGCCAGAAAAACCGACGTATTCGATATTTTCAAGTTCAAGCATTACCAGGGCCCTAATCCCTATTTAGAAGTAGGGGCGCTAGTATTCAACTTTGTGCTAACCGAGTATAGAAAACCTCTACCCATTGAGGACTTAGTTTCAATTATTAGCGATCGCTATCCAACTTTAGCCAATCAAGAATATGAATCCTATGCCCATCTGTTTGCCAAAACTCTATCGGAAGTAGGCAAGCTGGAGATGGGTTTGCACCTCACCCGGTGGAATGTGCAACCAAATTCCAATTCTGTGTATATCGCTATCCAATCTCTACATGAACGCACAACTAGAGGGGTAGTCTACTTTGTTTGGGATTGGTTTGAGGCTATCAACCGAGATGCAGATTTCCTGTTTGAGGATGAGTTAGCACGTTTACAAAATAGATTTAGACAATCTGTCTACGGTGGCCCTACAGTTTACGCCTTATTGCGAACAGCTTACGAAAAAGCTATTCCCACTTTTTATCTCTGGGAAGAAGGATTGACGCAGTATGGCTATGGTAAAAAACATATTCGTGGTATAGCCACAACTTTTGACTGCGATAGCCATATAGATTCTGACTTTACTACTCGCAAAGACGATTGTAAGGCTTTCTTAAAAACCTTGGGCTT contains the following coding sequences:
- a CDS encoding molybdenum cofactor biosynthesis protein MoaE, which gives rise to MTNTLNFRVKPRAEDSFAITLAPLSLEEIYAKADDPANGAVVVMSGMVRNQTDGKPVISLEYQAYEPMALLVFSQIAAEIRSLWPDVKRVVIHHRIGRLQVGEISVLVAVGCPHRSEAFEACRYAIDTLKHNAPVWKKEHWQDGSSSWVSIGACEQPGQNC
- a CDS encoding DUF433 domain-containing protein, translated to MKPLKRITFNPEIMGGKPCIRGMRVTVGTIVGLMAAGNTPEDILNAYPYLEREDIYEALAYAAWRVEEIEVPLASA
- a CDS encoding DUF5615 family PIN-like protein, which encodes MKILIDMNLSPDWVPVLESAGFEAVHWSTIGNPSATDKEIMAWALTNDYIVFTHDLDFGTLLAMTQADAPSVIQVRSQDILPAKLGNLVINALRQFQQELAMGALVTVDEAKAKVRILPIQDN
- a CDS encoding alpha-amylase family glycosyl hydrolase, encoding MSAVIEFKLFAPRNNQASLIGSFSDWQEMPMKKGEDGYFYTQLNLEDGIYQYKFRVQTKSPNFSPDEWVEVIDPYATDVDEQQKVGIVQIKDGKPIVDTYIWQHDDIPLPENQELVIYEMHVADFTGGEVDSDKRGKYLNAIEKLDYLRDLGINAVELMPVNEYPGDYSWGYKVRHFFATESSYGSTADLKLFIDECHSRGIRVFMDGIYNHTDEECPLMLIDRNYWYYEYMHYPEDPDNYWGPEFNYDNYNEKLDVKPAWKYVGDVVRFWVQEYHIDGIRFDAVRQLANFEFLHWLAQQAKKNTAPKPFYNIAEHIPDTSKVTTPEGPLDACWHESFHYFIVPHVCSEKFELDHLKQVLDPKQQGYKTGRNVINYLSTHDRDRLFRELGNRGIFGEAAFTRAKLAAALLMTAKGIPMLWMGEEFGEHKKKSESVTQPKKIAWPLLENAENRDLWHYYQQLIALRKHNLALQSDNIEFFYEDADAKLLAYFRWHEQGSQVVVVVNFHEQKLTNYCIPKFPNAENWQDYFSHSEVEVGQDGLVTDLEPYTAKIYVFH
- a CDS encoding cyanophycinase: MVTTDIKRQLVIIGGAEDKEGDCQILREFLRRAGGTKAHIVIMTAATELPREVGENYIRVFERLGAEKVRIVDTETREDASSSTALQAINDATGIFFTGGDQARITGILKDTEIDKAIHNRLAEGVVIAGTSAGAAVMPDKMIVEGDSETNPRIEIVDMGPGMGFLPGVVIDQHFSQRGRLGRLISALLQEPADLGFGIDENTAMVVTDHQIEVIGEGAVTIVDESEATHNNIDEILKDEPLAIFGAKLHILPHGYKFDIKTRQPILQNASIADASVPVGSANS